Within Candidatus Binatia bacterium, the genomic segment CCGTTGCCGTCACCGCGAAGAATTGGCGTGTGTGTGGCAGAAATGTTGGTCAGCACGGACACGTCGGCCACGAAGCTATCCCCGGCTGCGGCATCATAGCGACCGTCGCCGTCGAAATCGGCTGCAACAATACTGGTGGGCTTGCGAGCCACCGTGACCGCGTCAGCCAAATGGAATCCCCTAGACTTCCCTAGGCTCAGGAAGCCGAGGACCGCATTCCCCACCTGGTCGGTCACGGCGAGATCGGGGATCAAATCGCCGTCGAGATCGCGTGCCGCCAAAGCCGACGGGCTTCCTACCGACAGCGGCACCAACCCGGCGGTGAAACTGCCTTGCGCCGATCCGTACAGCACACGCACCCCTGCCGGTCGTGACTGCGCAACGGCAATGTCATCGTAGCCGTCGTTGTCGAAATCGCCCACGGCAATTGCGGCGACGTCTAGCAGCCGCACCGAGACGTGCACAGCCGCGTGGAAGGTTCCATTTCCGTTCCCGAAGAGGATCGACAGC encodes:
- a CDS encoding FG-GAP-like repeat-containing protein, giving the protein ITYTGKSGNQLTGLTRGADGTTAAAHNATSVASMASGLSILFGNGNGTFHAAVHVSVRLLDVAAIAVGDFDNDGYDDIAVAQSRPAGVRVLYGSAQGSFTAGLVPLSVGSPSALAARDLDGDLIPDLAVTDQVGNAVLGFLSLGKSRGFHLADAVTVARKPTSIVAADFDGDGRYDAAAGDSFVADVSVLTNISATHTPILRGDGNGDHKVSAADVVSVMRKLGDGATTRVEQVGRGTYAAKPGADANGDGVVTGQDIFAIAHRLFPGI